The Salvelinus alpinus chromosome 35, SLU_Salpinus.1, whole genome shotgun sequence genome window below encodes:
- the LOC139564042 gene encoding phosphatidylinositol-3-phosphatase SAC1-B-like, whose protein sequence is MATAYEKFNLHTTPEKFYIEACDDGTNDVLSIDRVSTEMILTVRKDIPPHAVTRPICGIMGTIRLVAGTYLIIITKKKKVGDLLGHAVWKAMDFDVISYKKTVLHLTDNQMQDNKAFLSMINSVLLTDGFYFATDYDLTHTLQRLANTSPEFQDMSLLERADQRFVWNGHLLREFMPQPELHRFAFPVVHGFIIMKSCCINGKIFDWNIISRRSCFRAGVRYYVRGIDSEGHAANFVETEQIVQYSGGKASFVQTRGSIPFYWSQRPNLKYKPKPQISKTIDHLDGFQRHFDSQIIIYGKQVILNLIDQKGTEKQLEQAFDKMVSSLGNGMVKYIAFDFHKECSRMRWHRLQLLVDMVTEMQDEYGYFLVDVDGNVLVQQEGMFRSNCMDCLDRTNVIQSLLARRSLQSQLERLGVLHMGQRIEDQADFEKIYKNAWADNANACAKQYAGTGALKTDFTRTGKRTQWGLVMDGWNSMIRYYKNNFSDGFRQDSIDLFLGNYAIDEADMTTPLHETKDWKFLTLPIIMVVAFSMCIICLLMAGDTWTETLAYVLFWGTASFVTAGVILFNGREFVDAPKLVQKEKMD, encoded by the exons ATGGCGACCGCCTACGAGAAATTCAACCT GCACACTACCCCAGAGAAGTTTTACATTGAGGCTTGTGATGACGGCACCAATGATGTATTGTCCATTGACAGGGTGTCCACAGAAATGATCCTCACCG TGAGGAAGGACATTCCTCCTCATGCGGTCACCAGGCCAATATGTGGGATCATGGGAACTATCCGTCTGGTGGCAG GCACGTACCTCATCATTATCACAAAGAAGAAGAAGGTGGGTGACCTGTTGGGCCATGCCGTGTGGAAGGCTATGGACTTTGATGTTATCTCTTACAAGAAGACTGTCCTGCACCTGACAGACAACCAG ATGCAGGACAACAAAGCCTTCCTGTCCATGATCAACAGTGTTCTGCTCACAGACGGCTTCTACTTTGCTACAGACTATGACCTGACCCACACTCTGCAGAGACTTGCCAACACCAGCCCTGAGTTCCAGGATATGAGCCTGCTGGAAAGG GCAGATCAACGGTTTGTGTGGAATGGTCATCTGTTGAGAGAATTCATGCCACAGCCAGAG CTGCACAGGTTTGCTTTCCCAGTTGTCCACGGCT TCATCATTATGAAGTCCTGCTGCATCAATGGGAAGATCTTTGACTGGAACATCATCTCCAGGCGGAGCTGCTTCAGGGCTGGAGTGCGTTACTACGTCAGAG GCATTGACTCAGAGGGTCATGCAGCTAACTTTGTGGAGACAGAGCAGATTGTCCAGTACAGCGGGGGCAAGGCCTCATTCGTACAGACCCGAGGCTCCATCCCCTTCTACTGGTCCCAAAGACCCAACCTCAAGTACAAACCAAAACCTCAGATCAGTAAAACCATCGACCAT CTGGATGGCTTCCAAAGGCATTTTGACTCGCAGATCATCATTTATGGAAAGCAAGTGATTTTAAATCTGATCGACCAGAAAGGCACAGAGAAACAATTGGAACAGGCCTTTGACAAAATGGTGTCCAGCTTGGGCAACGGCATGGTCAA GTACATAGCGTTTGACTTCCACAAGGAATGCAGTCGGATGAGGTGGCATCGCCTGCAGTTATTAGTCGATATGGTGACAGAGATGCAGGATGAGTATGG GTACTTCCTGGTTGATGTGGATGGGAACGTTCTGGTGCAACAGGAAGGGATGTTCCGCAGTAACTGCATGGACTGTCTGGACCGTACCAACGTCATCCAGAGTCTGCTGGCACGACGCTCACTGCAGTCACAGCTGGAG CGACTGGGAGTTCTCCACATGGGCCAGAGAATTGAAGATCAGGCCGACTTCGAGAAGATCTACAAAAATG CGTGGGCAGACAATGCCAATGCGTGTGCCAAGCAGTATGCTGGCACAGGGGCCTTGAAGACAGACTTCacaag AACAGGGAAGAGGACACAATGGGGGCTGGTGATGGACGGCTGGAACTCCATGATCAGATACTACAAGAACAACTTCTCAGACGGCttcagacag GACTCTATTGATCTGTTCCTGGGTAACTATGCCATTGACGAGGCAGACATGACCACACCCCTTCACGAGACCAAAGACTGGAAGTTCCTCACG ttgCCCATTATCATGGTTGTGGCATTCTCCATGTGTATCATCTGCCTCCTCATGGCTG GTGACACGTGGACGGAGACCCTGGCGTATGTGCTGTTCTGGGGCACAGCTAGCTTCGTGACGGCCGGCGTCATCCTCTTCAACGGTCGGGAGTTTGTAGACGCGCCCAAGCTGGTCCAGAAGGAGAAGATGGACTGA